A genomic segment from Etheostoma spectabile isolate EspeVRDwgs_2016 chromosome 11, UIUC_Espe_1.0, whole genome shotgun sequence encodes:
- the lmo7a gene encoding LIM domain only protein 7 isoform X9 gives MEWRQQSTVSYDEAYLEAQRWIEAVTKKTFGSDDFRSALENGVLLCDLINKIKPGIIKRVNRLPTPIAGLDNLNVFLKACGKLGLKEAQLFHPGDLQDLSTRVTVKHQETNRRLKNVLITIYWLGRRAQCERFYDGPYLNFKAFEGLLGTALYKALQESSSQKGSNVRDSGFGDSWYSEREELFHPREGEGGGHRRDDSLDSLDSLGSRPQSISSETTLKGSSEGCCSDTEADSVYRMAENKDSLSYRRSVTITPKASSQFNQFLPTKDKASGYVPAPLRKKRAERNEDSRRSWANPSSTEDEGTLTRQHQMQESIDGSKSTSDILVDPTVIQQVRFEELQKYRERIKSTEDKWQDDLSKWKNRRRSVNSDIVKKKEEREKIEEITYSNRRSKTFKEMQEERENKGQNSIGGRLPSLSHLDSEDVFDTPVITPRTRTFPARSYTIDTPYCSSEPLEPSPKEVDLPAASPATGKAASPPTSLEVDIVDSPAGSDTTTTITPTSRSFFHSSLSPAAAVAAPLQKSPVSERTSTVKTEETTTTISSSGFPQKVPEPRTSLLRTQTEVGAPSSGSLYKQQPQPISMEPKPPGVSRVSASLPRSYQRSDSARLTSVIAPRPFGTQSSRLTSLPRAATTDNSQKRVNGDASISKKLSVPSRYHQFMTSEDETHSQSSSAHSSEEEEEEEEEKEEEKEDKTTAKSITSSQSVSPVPPQIKSEAPVSAAPAKETSQENYCEMRISLNQKPNSSRDFGFQATWDSTGARITSIQLGSPAEMCQLQVGDEVLTVNGHQVAEMSYPDWKSCMEKALQEGSLIMDIRHHGKNSSPDKNTVSSSLDFTSRSSMEKLVSKEAPAHPVVDVASNGVNGGFREQSVTMRNKESEPISLKNLKRRSEFFEKGGSESAMPDIPVPSIIPSSSRWSWDPEEERKRQEKWQKEQERLLQEKYKRDQEKLQEEWLKAQQEVAESINQEEPGSLEMIRHSISPFPSLSTTNQPTSPSWEEEERKKKEEQERQKQAEEQERQRQAEERRKREEEERELQRLQEERKRKERQEEEERKMREEEDLRWQRRREEERKEASRRQEAAEQQRRERERAFEQQQPWADGSHGFANVQSSLSFTDRTKSKSSPQLDEEEKPQRKGVYVQPGGMAHWLLEEQLRSARDKQAQSQRAASELETERRNILNAMRYREPERVTGSGLGDKRSQQSVSQAELERQQILNEMKKKTPLLRDKSWIRERSSTTTMIQESDVPPMRRGESLDNLDASYNSWRSSWTPRSNSYIPNYTRPHSALSGSTSFYGGGLGGQRLGSSILPSSSSMGSLRGGAGTPSSPWSQQSPSPSPSSPSPPSSEAGAPEQRSRSVSGRKICTFCDTTLGKGAAMIIESLGLCYHLGCFKCIDCKSDLGGSEAGAEVRIRNKQLYCNTCYMRFKAGQPTSM, from the exons GCATCAAGAGACCAACAGGAGGCTGAAAAAT GTACTGATCACAATTTACTGGCTTGGTAGAAGAGCTCAGTGTGAACGTTTCTATGATGGACCTTACCTGAATTTTAAGGCATTTGAGGGCTTATTGGGCACAGCACTATACAAG GCTCTGCAAGAATCGTCCAGTCAGAAAGGCAGCAACGTCAGAGACAGCGGTTTTGGAGATAGCTGGTACTCAGAGCGAGAGGAGCTCTTCCATccgagagaaggagaaggaggaggacacCGGAGAGACGACTCCCTTGACAGCTTGGACTCTTTGGGCTCCCGACCTCAGAGCATCTCATCTGAAACCACTCTTAAAGGAAGCAGCGAGG GTTGTTGTAGTGACACTGAGGCAGACTCTGTCTACAGGATGGCTGAGAACAAGGACAGTCTAAGTTACCGACGGTCAGTAACCATTACACCCAAGGCCAGTTCCCAGTTTAACCAGTTCCTGCCCACTAAAGACAAAGCCTCAGGCTATGTGCCTGCTCCACTAAGGAAGAAACGGGCCGAACGCAATGAGGACAGCCGGCGCAGCTGGGCCAACCCCTCATCCACAGAGGATGAAGGCACACTCACCAG ACAGCACCAAATGCAAGAGAGTATCGACGG GAGTAAATCAACAAGCGATATCCTGGTTGACCCCACCGTCATCCAGCAGGTTCGCTTCGAAGAGCTGCAGAAGTATCGTGAGCGGATAAAATCCACTGAGGATAAGTGGCAGGAT GACTTGAGCAAATGGAAAAACCGGCGCAGGAGTGTCAACTCTGATatagtgaagaagaaagaggaacgGGAGAAGATAGAGGAGATCACATACAGCAACAGAAGGTCCAAGACCTTCAAGGAGATGCAAGAGGAGAG agaaaacaaaggaCAGAACAGCATTGGGGGTCGTCTCCCATCTCTGTCTCACCTGGACAGCGAAGACGTATTTGATACACCTGTAATTACCCCACGTACCCGGACCTTTCCTGCCAGGAGCTACACTATTGACACTCCTTACTGTTCTTCTGAACCCCTTGAGCCTTCTCCAAAAGAGGTCGACCTCCCTGCTGCCTCCCCAGCGACCGGCAAGGCCGCTTCGCCTCCCACCTCATTGGAAGTTGACATTGTGGACAGTCCTGCAGGCAGCGACACCACAACCACCATCACTCCCACGAGCCGCAGCTTTTTCCACAGCTCCCtgtctccagcagcagcagtagcagcaccTTTACAGAAGAGTCCAGTCTCAGAACGCACCAGCACAGTCAAGACAGAAGAGACCACAaccaccatctcctcttctggcTTCCCACAAAAGGTGCCTGAGCCAAGGACCTCATTGTTGCGCACACAGACTGAGGTGGGGGCCCCCTCCTCTGGTTCTCTGTacaaacaacaaccacagcccATCTCAATGGAACCTAAGCCTCCTGGGGTGTCTCGGGTTTCCGCCTCCCTTCCCAGGAGCTACCAGAGATCGGATAGCGCACGTCTAACCTCAGTTATTGCACCAAGGCCCTTCGGAACCCAGTCGTCCCGCCTCACCTCACTCCCCCGAGCCGCTACA ACCGACAACTCTCAGAAGCGTGTCAACGGCGACGCCTCTATTTCTAAGAAGTTGTCGGTGCCGAGCCGCTATCACCAGTTCATGACCTCTGAGGACGAGACTCACTCTCAGTCCAGCTCAGCCCACagcagtgaggaggaggaggaggaggaggaagagaaggaggaggagaaagaagacaagacCACAGCAAAGAGCATCACCTCTTCTCAGAGTGTCTCACCTGTCCCTCCTCAGATCAAGAGTGAAGCCCCAGTCAGTGCTGCTCCAGCCAAAGAAACCAGCCAG GAGAACTACTGTGAGATGCGGATCAGCCTGAACCAGAAGCCCAACAGCAGCAGAGACTTTGGCTTCCAGGCGACCTGGGACTCGACAGGAGCTCGCATCACGTCCATCCAGCTAG GCAGCCCGGCAGAGATGTGCCAGCTTCAGGTCGGAGATGAGGTGTTAACGGTAAACGGGCACCAGGTGGCAGAAATGAGCTACCCAGACTGGAAGTCCTGCATGGAAAAGGCTCTGCAGGAGGGCAGTTTGATTATGGATATACGCCATCATGGCAAGAACA GTTCCCctgacaaaaacactgtcagCTCCAGCCTGGATTTCACCTCACGCTCTTCCATGGAAAAGCTGGTGTCCAAAGAGGCTCCCGCCCATCCAGTCGTC GACGTGGCTTCAAACGGAGTTAATGGAGGTTTCCGTGAACAGTCGGTGACGATGAGGAACAAAG AGTCAGAACCCATATCTTTGAAAAACTTAAAACGGAGATCAGAGTTTtttgaaaaag gaGGATCAGAGTCTGCAATGCCAGAT ATACCTGTTCCTTCAATCATTCCTTCTTCCAGCCGCTGGTCCTGGGACCCAGAGGAGGAGCGCAAAAGACAAGAGAAATGGCAGAAGGAGCAAGAGCGCCTCCTACAG GAGAAATATAAGCGCGACCAGGAGAAGTTGCAGGAGGAGTGGCTGAAGGCTCAGCAGGAGGTTGCCGAGAGTATAAACCAAGAAGAG CCTGGGAGCCTAGAGATGATCAGACACAGCATCAGCCCATTCCCGTCCCTCTCTACCACCAACCAGCCCACCTCTCCTTCgtgggaagaggaagagagaaagaagaaggaggagcAGGAGCGCCAGAAgcaggcagaggagcaggagcgccagaggcaggcagaggagaggaggaagagggaagaggaggagcgtGAGCTGCAGCGTCTccaggaggagagaaagaggaaggaaaggcaggaggaggaggagcggaagatgagggaggaggaagacCTAAGatggcagaggaggagagaagaggagaggaaggaggcaAGCAGGCGGCAGGAAGCTGCAGAGCAACAGCGCAGAGAGCGGGAGAGAGCATTCGAGCAGCAGCAGCCGTG GGCTGATGGCTCCCATGGCTTTGCCAATGTCCAGTCATCACTGTCCTTTACAGACAG GACAAAATCTAAATCATCTCCCCAGCttgatgaagaagaaaaacctcAGAGAAAAG GTGTGTATGTGCAGCCGGGGGGCATGGCTCACTGGCTGCTGGAAGAGCAGCTTAGGAGTGCGCGTGATAAACAGGCCCAGAGTCAGCGGGCTGCATCAGAGCTGGAGACCGAGAGGAGAAACATCCTCAATGCCATGAGATACAGAGAGCCGGAGAGAG TGACGGGCAGTGGATTGGGTGATAAAAGGAGTCAGCAGTCTGTGTCGCAGGCAGAGCTGGAGCGGCAACAGATCCTGAAcgagatgaagaagaagactccgCTGCTGAGGGACAAAAGCTGGATCCGTGAGCgttcctccaccaccaccatgaTCCAGGAGTCCGATGTGCCACCCATGCGCAG AGGTGAGTCTCTTGACAACTTGGACGCCTCCTACAACTCTTGGCGCTCATCATGGACACCCAGAAGTAACTCTTACATCCCAAACTACACTCGGCCTCACTCTGCCCTCTCTGGCAGCACTTCCTTTTACGGTGGTGGGTTAGGGGGCCAGCGGCTTGGCTCTTCCATTctgccttcctcctcctccatgggCTCCCTCCGGGGCGGGGCAGGAACCCCCTCTTCCCCTTGGTCCCAGCAGTCGCCTTCCCCCTCACCCTCCTCTCCATCACCCCCGTCTTCTGAGGCTGGCGCCCCCGAGCAGCGGAGCAG GTCAGTGAGTGGCAGGAAAATCTGTACGTTCTGTGACACCACACTGGGAAAGGGAGCAGCCATGATCATCGAGTCCCTTGGGCTCTGTTATCATTTGGGCTGTTTTAAG TGTATCGACTGTAAGTCGGACCTGGGAGGATCGGAAGCCGGGGCTGAAGTCAGAATACGAAACAAGCAGCTGTACTGTAACACCTGCTACATGCGATTCAAAG ctggcCAGCCAACCTCTATGTGA
- the lmo7a gene encoding LIM domain only protein 7 isoform X15: MEWRQQSTVSYDEAYLEAQRWIEAVTKKTFGSDDFRSALENGVLLCDLINKIKPGIIKRVNRLPTPIAGLDNLNVFLKACGKLGLKEAQLFHPGDLQDLSTRVTVKHQETNRRLKNVLITIYWLGRRAQCERFYDGPYLNFKAFEGLLGTALYKALQESSSQKGSNVRDSGFGDSWYSEREELFHPREGEGGGHRRDDSLDSLDSLGSRPQSISSETTLKGSSEGCCSDTEADSVYRMAENKDSLSYRRSVTITPKASSQFNQFLPTKDKASGYVPAPLRKKRAERNEDSRRSWANPSSTEDEGTLTRQHQMQESIDGSKSTSDILVDPTVIQQVRFEELQKYRERIKSTEDKWQDDLSKWKNRRRSVNSDIVKKKEEREKIEEITYSNRRSKTFKEMQEERENKGQNSIGGRLPSLSHLDSEDVFDTPVITPRTRTFPARSYTIDTPYCSSEPLEPSPKEVDLPAASPATGKAASPPTSLEVDIVDSPAGSDTTTTITPTSRSFFHSSLSPAAAVAAPLQKSPVSERTSTVKTEETTTTISSSGFPQKVPEPRTSLLRTQTEVGAPSSGSLYKQQPQPISMEPKPPGVSRVSASLPRSYQRSDSARLTSVIAPRPFGTQSSRLTSLPRAATTDNSQKRVNGDASISKKLSVPSRYHQFMTSEDETHSQSSSAHSSEEEEEEEEEKEEEKEDKTTAKSITSSQSVSPVPPQIKSEAPVSAAPAKETSQENYCEMRISLNQKPNSSRDFGFQATWDSTGARITSIQLGSPAEMCQLQVGDEVLTVNGHQVAEMSYPDWKSCMEKALQEGSLIMDIRHHGKNKWDRDQPSLPFKSHKTINLTSTDPILVGSPDKNTVSSSLDFTSRSSMEKLVSKEAPAHPVVDVASNGVNGGFREQSVTMRNKESEPISLKNLKRRSEFFEKGGSGSSVSALVYLCGGSESAMPDIPVPSIIPSSSRWSWDPEEERKRQEKWQKEQERLLQEKYKRDQEKLQEEWLKAQQEVAESINQEEPGSLEMIRHSISPFPSLSTTNQPTSPSWEEEERKKKEEQERQKQAEEQERQRQAEERRKREEEERELQRLQEERKRKERQEEEERKMREEEDLRWQRRREEERKEASRRQEAAEQQRRERERAFEQQQPWADGSHGFANVQSSLSFTDRTKSKSSPQLDEEEKPQRKGVYVQPGGMAHWLLEEQLRSARDKQAQSQRAASELETERRNILNAMRYREPERVTGSGLGDKRSQQSVSQAELERQQILNEMKKKTPLLRDKSWIRERSSTTTMIQESDVPPMRRSVSGRKICTFCDTTLGKGAAMIIESLGLCYHLGCFKCIDCKSDLGGSEAGAEVRIRNKQLYCNTCYMRFKAGQPTSM, from the exons GCATCAAGAGACCAACAGGAGGCTGAAAAAT GTACTGATCACAATTTACTGGCTTGGTAGAAGAGCTCAGTGTGAACGTTTCTATGATGGACCTTACCTGAATTTTAAGGCATTTGAGGGCTTATTGGGCACAGCACTATACAAG GCTCTGCAAGAATCGTCCAGTCAGAAAGGCAGCAACGTCAGAGACAGCGGTTTTGGAGATAGCTGGTACTCAGAGCGAGAGGAGCTCTTCCATccgagagaaggagaaggaggaggacacCGGAGAGACGACTCCCTTGACAGCTTGGACTCTTTGGGCTCCCGACCTCAGAGCATCTCATCTGAAACCACTCTTAAAGGAAGCAGCGAGG GTTGTTGTAGTGACACTGAGGCAGACTCTGTCTACAGGATGGCTGAGAACAAGGACAGTCTAAGTTACCGACGGTCAGTAACCATTACACCCAAGGCCAGTTCCCAGTTTAACCAGTTCCTGCCCACTAAAGACAAAGCCTCAGGCTATGTGCCTGCTCCACTAAGGAAGAAACGGGCCGAACGCAATGAGGACAGCCGGCGCAGCTGGGCCAACCCCTCATCCACAGAGGATGAAGGCACACTCACCAG ACAGCACCAAATGCAAGAGAGTATCGACGG GAGTAAATCAACAAGCGATATCCTGGTTGACCCCACCGTCATCCAGCAGGTTCGCTTCGAAGAGCTGCAGAAGTATCGTGAGCGGATAAAATCCACTGAGGATAAGTGGCAGGAT GACTTGAGCAAATGGAAAAACCGGCGCAGGAGTGTCAACTCTGATatagtgaagaagaaagaggaacgGGAGAAGATAGAGGAGATCACATACAGCAACAGAAGGTCCAAGACCTTCAAGGAGATGCAAGAGGAGAG agaaaacaaaggaCAGAACAGCATTGGGGGTCGTCTCCCATCTCTGTCTCACCTGGACAGCGAAGACGTATTTGATACACCTGTAATTACCCCACGTACCCGGACCTTTCCTGCCAGGAGCTACACTATTGACACTCCTTACTGTTCTTCTGAACCCCTTGAGCCTTCTCCAAAAGAGGTCGACCTCCCTGCTGCCTCCCCAGCGACCGGCAAGGCCGCTTCGCCTCCCACCTCATTGGAAGTTGACATTGTGGACAGTCCTGCAGGCAGCGACACCACAACCACCATCACTCCCACGAGCCGCAGCTTTTTCCACAGCTCCCtgtctccagcagcagcagtagcagcaccTTTACAGAAGAGTCCAGTCTCAGAACGCACCAGCACAGTCAAGACAGAAGAGACCACAaccaccatctcctcttctggcTTCCCACAAAAGGTGCCTGAGCCAAGGACCTCATTGTTGCGCACACAGACTGAGGTGGGGGCCCCCTCCTCTGGTTCTCTGTacaaacaacaaccacagcccATCTCAATGGAACCTAAGCCTCCTGGGGTGTCTCGGGTTTCCGCCTCCCTTCCCAGGAGCTACCAGAGATCGGATAGCGCACGTCTAACCTCAGTTATTGCACCAAGGCCCTTCGGAACCCAGTCGTCCCGCCTCACCTCACTCCCCCGAGCCGCTACA ACCGACAACTCTCAGAAGCGTGTCAACGGCGACGCCTCTATTTCTAAGAAGTTGTCGGTGCCGAGCCGCTATCACCAGTTCATGACCTCTGAGGACGAGACTCACTCTCAGTCCAGCTCAGCCCACagcagtgaggaggaggaggaggaggaggaagagaaggaggaggagaaagaagacaagacCACAGCAAAGAGCATCACCTCTTCTCAGAGTGTCTCACCTGTCCCTCCTCAGATCAAGAGTGAAGCCCCAGTCAGTGCTGCTCCAGCCAAAGAAACCAGCCAG GAGAACTACTGTGAGATGCGGATCAGCCTGAACCAGAAGCCCAACAGCAGCAGAGACTTTGGCTTCCAGGCGACCTGGGACTCGACAGGAGCTCGCATCACGTCCATCCAGCTAG GCAGCCCGGCAGAGATGTGCCAGCTTCAGGTCGGAGATGAGGTGTTAACGGTAAACGGGCACCAGGTGGCAGAAATGAGCTACCCAGACTGGAAGTCCTGCATGGAAAAGGCTCTGCAGGAGGGCAGTTTGATTATGGATATACGCCATCATGGCAAGAACA AGTGGGACAGAGATCAACCTTCCCTGCCATTTAAAAGCCATAAGACCATCAATCTGACCAGTACGGATCCGATACTTGTAGGTTCCCctgacaaaaacactgtcagCTCCAGCCTGGATTTCACCTCACGCTCTTCCATGGAAAAGCTGGTGTCCAAAGAGGCTCCCGCCCATCCAGTCGTC GACGTGGCTTCAAACGGAGTTAATGGAGGTTTCCGTGAACAGTCGGTGACGATGAGGAACAAAG AGTCAGAACCCATATCTTTGAAAAACTTAAAACGGAGATCAGAGTTTtttgaaaaag GTGGCTCAGGGTCCAGTGTCAGTGCGCTGGTCTACCTCTGTG gaGGATCAGAGTCTGCAATGCCAGAT ATACCTGTTCCTTCAATCATTCCTTCTTCCAGCCGCTGGTCCTGGGACCCAGAGGAGGAGCGCAAAAGACAAGAGAAATGGCAGAAGGAGCAAGAGCGCCTCCTACAG GAGAAATATAAGCGCGACCAGGAGAAGTTGCAGGAGGAGTGGCTGAAGGCTCAGCAGGAGGTTGCCGAGAGTATAAACCAAGAAGAG CCTGGGAGCCTAGAGATGATCAGACACAGCATCAGCCCATTCCCGTCCCTCTCTACCACCAACCAGCCCACCTCTCCTTCgtgggaagaggaagagagaaagaagaaggaggagcAGGAGCGCCAGAAgcaggcagaggagcaggagcgccagaggcaggcagaggagaggaggaagagggaagaggaggagcgtGAGCTGCAGCGTCTccaggaggagagaaagaggaaggaaaggcaggaggaggaggagcggaagatgagggaggaggaagacCTAAGatggcagaggaggagagaagaggagaggaaggaggcaAGCAGGCGGCAGGAAGCTGCAGAGCAACAGCGCAGAGAGCGGGAGAGAGCATTCGAGCAGCAGCAGCCGTG GGCTGATGGCTCCCATGGCTTTGCCAATGTCCAGTCATCACTGTCCTTTACAGACAG GACAAAATCTAAATCATCTCCCCAGCttgatgaagaagaaaaacctcAGAGAAAAG GTGTGTATGTGCAGCCGGGGGGCATGGCTCACTGGCTGCTGGAAGAGCAGCTTAGGAGTGCGCGTGATAAACAGGCCCAGAGTCAGCGGGCTGCATCAGAGCTGGAGACCGAGAGGAGAAACATCCTCAATGCCATGAGATACAGAGAGCCGGAGAGAG TGACGGGCAGTGGATTGGGTGATAAAAGGAGTCAGCAGTCTGTGTCGCAGGCAGAGCTGGAGCGGCAACAGATCCTGAAcgagatgaagaagaagactccgCTGCTGAGGGACAAAAGCTGGATCCGTGAGCgttcctccaccaccaccatgaTCCAGGAGTCCGATGTGCCACCCATGCGCAG GTCAGTGAGTGGCAGGAAAATCTGTACGTTCTGTGACACCACACTGGGAAAGGGAGCAGCCATGATCATCGAGTCCCTTGGGCTCTGTTATCATTTGGGCTGTTTTAAG TGTATCGACTGTAAGTCGGACCTGGGAGGATCGGAAGCCGGGGCTGAAGTCAGAATACGAAACAAGCAGCTGTACTGTAACACCTGCTACATGCGATTCAAAG ctggcCAGCCAACCTCTATGTGA